One genomic window of Corallococcus silvisoli includes the following:
- a CDS encoding RNA methyltransferase has product MVLPVRFVLMRPRNAENLGAAARALKNCGLSDWAWVTPEVEDLGPAHRLAVHAEDVLGGAKRPDTLDAAVSDCVWVVGTSSRKVEGKRRLSPRAVGEELVARARQGPVALVFGDERSGLTNAEVERCHDLSAVPTAPEQPSINLAQAVLLYAYEVRMAVLADSAPPPGPLPLAATDAELARVEATLESLLSTGGFLVDAQPGRTAVRDLFAPLRRSRLTRNEARLWLAALHTVRKHFPGGGPPPGADD; this is encoded by the coding sequence ATGGTGCTGCCCGTCCGATTCGTCCTCATGCGCCCGCGCAACGCGGAAAACCTGGGCGCCGCCGCCCGCGCCCTGAAGAACTGCGGCCTCTCCGACTGGGCGTGGGTGACGCCCGAGGTCGAGGACCTGGGCCCGGCGCACCGGCTGGCGGTCCACGCGGAGGACGTGCTGGGTGGGGCGAAGCGGCCGGACACGCTGGACGCGGCGGTGTCCGACTGCGTCTGGGTGGTGGGGACCAGCTCGCGCAAGGTGGAGGGCAAGCGCCGCCTGTCGCCCCGGGCCGTGGGCGAGGAGCTGGTGGCGCGGGCGCGGCAGGGGCCGGTGGCGCTCGTCTTTGGAGACGAGCGCAGCGGGCTCACCAACGCGGAGGTGGAGCGCTGCCACGACCTGTCCGCGGTGCCCACCGCGCCGGAGCAGCCCTCCATCAACCTGGCGCAGGCGGTGCTGCTCTACGCCTACGAAGTGAGGATGGCGGTGCTCGCCGACAGCGCGCCGCCGCCGGGGCCCCTGCCCCTGGCCGCCACGGACGCGGAGCTGGCCCGGGTGGAGGCGACGCTGGAGTCGCTGCTGAGCACCGGAGGCTTCCTGGTGGACGCCCAGCCCGGGCGCACGGCGGTGAGGGACCTGTTCGCCCCCCTGCGCCGCTCGCGGCTCACGCGCAACGAGGCCCGCCTGTGGTTGGCCGCGCTGCACACCGTGCGCAAGCACTTCCCCGGAGGAGGGCCGCCTCCCGGGGCCGACGACTGA
- a CDS encoding pseudouridine synthase, with amino-acid sequence MPRKPERPPKSPPRPNRWEGREKPDWLSRALARAGAMPQDEAEAAIKAGRVSINGRVATMPLTPVPPDAVLKVDGLPVRKVAPTHVLAFHKPAGVLTSTARQHRTGTVFEVLLPQLPMELSRFTWHAVGRLDVDTTGLLLFTNDDKLVAHVTSPETLLPKRYVATVFSTADDARVEPLRQGMTLDDGPARPATVRVRDEHTVEVTLTEGRHHQVKRMLGAVGLPARALHREAVGDITLDGLPESGFRLLTDEEVREKLHYTGRAPKEGAPDAEDA; translated from the coding sequence ATGCCTCGCAAGCCCGAACGGCCACCGAAGTCCCCTCCCCGCCCCAACCGCTGGGAGGGCCGGGAGAAGCCGGACTGGCTGTCCCGGGCGCTGGCCCGCGCCGGGGCGATGCCCCAGGACGAGGCGGAGGCCGCCATCAAGGCGGGCCGGGTGAGCATCAACGGCCGCGTGGCGACCATGCCCCTGACGCCCGTGCCGCCCGACGCCGTCCTCAAGGTGGATGGCCTGCCGGTGCGCAAGGTGGCGCCCACGCACGTCCTCGCCTTCCACAAGCCCGCGGGCGTGCTGACCTCCACCGCGCGCCAGCACCGCACGGGCACGGTGTTCGAGGTCCTCCTGCCCCAACTGCCCATGGAGCTGTCCCGCTTCACCTGGCACGCCGTGGGCCGGCTGGACGTGGACACCACGGGCCTGCTGCTCTTCACCAACGACGACAAGCTGGTGGCCCACGTCACGTCCCCGGAGACGCTGCTGCCCAAGCGCTACGTGGCCACGGTGTTCAGCACCGCGGATGACGCGCGCGTGGAGCCGCTGCGCCAGGGGATGACGCTGGACGACGGGCCCGCCCGCCCCGCCACCGTGCGCGTGCGCGACGAGCACACCGTGGAGGTGACGCTCACGGAGGGCCGCCACCACCAGGTGAAGCGGATGCTGGGCGCCGTGGGCCTGCCCGCCCGCGCGCTCCACCGGGAGGCGGTGGGCGACATCACCCTGGACGGCCTGCCGGAGAGCGGCTTCCGGCTCCTCACCGACGAGGAGGTCCGGGAGAAGCTGCACTACACCGGCCGCGCGCCCAAGGAAGGGGCCCCGGACGCCGAGGACGCCTGA
- the sthA gene encoding Si-specific NAD(P)(+) transhydrogenase, with amino-acid sequence MADFDLVVIGSGPAGEWGAVQASLAGKRVAVVEREPVLGGTAANTGTLPSKTLRETALHLSGFKARGLYSVDATLRHEATVSDFLFRERRVKQMERTRIHRNLQRHGVTLFQGMGSFLDAHTVLVKRDGVEVAKLAAGTTLIATGSTPYRPPLYPFGSPRVHDSDEILDITTLPHTLVVVGGGVIGCEYACMFAALGIPVTLVEVKNELLSFLDAEIAELLRDCMEALGIRLRLGQTVESAYVPESHAEAILLKLSTGEVLEADQVLVASGRTSNTAGLGLEALGVKQGKRGQIEVGMAYQTAVPNIYAVGDVIGFPALASTSMEQARIAVEHAFGPGKRTLTPLLPYGIYTIPEVSMAGETEEALRARGIPYVVGRAPFEHNPRGQIIGEKQGLLKLLFHRDDLKLLGVHVLGEQASELVHVGLVAMLTGSTAQLFVETCFNYPTLSEAYKAATYDALDQVRVSSA; translated from the coding sequence ATGGCGGACTTCGACCTGGTGGTCATCGGCTCAGGCCCCGCGGGGGAATGGGGCGCGGTGCAGGCTTCTCTCGCGGGGAAGCGGGTGGCGGTGGTGGAGCGTGAGCCGGTGCTCGGCGGCACCGCGGCCAACACCGGCACCCTCCCCTCCAAGACGCTGCGCGAGACGGCGCTGCACCTCTCCGGCTTCAAGGCGCGCGGCCTCTACAGCGTGGACGCCACCCTGCGCCACGAGGCCACCGTCTCCGACTTCCTCTTCCGCGAGCGCCGCGTGAAGCAGATGGAGCGAACGCGCATCCACCGCAACCTCCAGCGCCACGGCGTCACCCTGTTCCAGGGCATGGGCTCCTTCCTCGACGCGCACACCGTCCTGGTGAAGCGCGACGGCGTGGAGGTGGCGAAGCTCGCCGCCGGCACCACCCTCATCGCCACCGGCTCGACGCCGTACCGGCCGCCGCTCTACCCCTTCGGCAGTCCGCGCGTGCACGACTCGGATGAGATCCTGGACATCACCACCCTGCCCCACACGCTGGTCGTGGTGGGCGGTGGCGTCATCGGCTGCGAGTACGCGTGCATGTTCGCCGCGCTCGGCATCCCGGTGACGCTGGTGGAGGTGAAGAACGAGCTGCTGTCCTTCCTGGACGCGGAGATCGCTGAGCTGCTGCGCGACTGCATGGAAGCCCTGGGCATCCGGCTGCGCCTGGGCCAGACGGTGGAGTCCGCGTACGTGCCGGAGTCCCACGCGGAGGCCATCCTGCTGAAGCTGTCCACCGGCGAGGTCCTGGAGGCGGATCAGGTGCTGGTGGCCTCCGGCCGCACCTCCAACACCGCCGGCCTGGGCCTGGAGGCGCTGGGCGTGAAGCAGGGCAAGCGCGGCCAGATTGAGGTGGGGATGGCGTACCAGACGGCCGTGCCGAACATCTACGCGGTGGGGGACGTCATCGGCTTCCCCGCCCTGGCCTCCACGTCCATGGAGCAGGCCCGCATCGCGGTGGAGCACGCCTTCGGGCCGGGGAAGCGGACGCTCACCCCGCTCCTGCCCTACGGCATCTACACCATCCCGGAGGTGTCCATGGCGGGCGAGACGGAGGAGGCCCTGCGCGCGCGCGGCATCCCGTACGTCGTCGGCCGCGCGCCCTTCGAGCACAACCCGCGCGGGCAGATCATCGGAGAGAAGCAGGGCCTCTTGAAGCTGCTCTTCCACCGCGACGACCTGAAGCTGCTGGGCGTGCACGTGCTGGGCGAGCAGGCCTCGGAGCTGGTGCACGTGGGGCTCGTCGCGATGCTCACCGGCTCCACCGCGCAGCTCTTCGTGGAGACCTGCTTCAACTACCCGACGCTGTCGGAGGCCTACAAGGCCGCCACCTACGACGCGCTGGATCAGGTGCGCGTCAGCAGCGCCTGA
- a CDS encoding nuclear transport factor 2 family protein — translation MSASENFSLARAWLHAFNAHDVTALIALYAEDATHTSPKIRVLHPETGGRLVGRPALERWWRDAIARLPGLRYEETALTADGDRVFMEYLRHAPNEAPLPVAEVLEVKGGRIVASRVYHG, via the coding sequence ATGAGCGCGAGTGAAAACTTCTCCCTGGCCCGAGCCTGGCTGCACGCCTTCAACGCCCACGACGTGACGGCCTTGATAGCGCTGTACGCGGAGGATGCAACACACACCTCACCCAAGATTCGCGTCCTGCACCCGGAGACGGGGGGCCGGCTGGTGGGGCGGCCGGCCCTGGAGCGGTGGTGGCGGGACGCCATCGCCCGGCTGCCAGGGCTGCGGTACGAAGAGACGGCCCTCACGGCGGACGGGGACCGGGTGTTCATGGAGTACCTGCGCCATGCTCCCAACGAGGCCCCGCTGCCGGTGGCGGAGGTGCTGGAAGTGAAGGGCGGGCGCATCGTCGCGTCGCGCGTCTATCACGGCTGA
- the fusA gene encoding elongation factor G, producing MASNVPIEKIRNIGISAHIDSGKTTLSERILFYTGKIHEIHEVRGKDGVGAIMDSMDLEREKGITIQSAATYAMWGDYNINLIDTPGHVDFTIEVERALRVLDGAILVLCSVSGVQSQSITVDRQMKRYKVPRIAFINKMDRSGANYDRVAAQLKEKLGHHAVKLQYPIGAEDRFQGLIDLLSMKAYYFDGENGENVREEAIPADMLDEAKLRRDEMLEGVANVDDVLGEAFLMDPGAITEEQLRAAVRRATIALKMTPVMCGSAYKNKGVQLLLNAVCSYLPNPKEATNEALDQKNGEAKVILESDPTKPFVGLAFKLEDGRYGQLTYMRIYQGKVSKGDFIINQVNQKKVKVPRIVRMHASEMHDVNEATAGDIVALFGIECASGDTFTDGAVSYTMTSMFVPDAVISLAVTPKNRDTLANFSKALNRFHKEDPTFRVRRDEESAQTIISGMGELHLEIYIERMKREYNCEVVAGKPQVAYRETISQKGEFAYTHKKQTGGSGQFARVCGYVEPLPSDAVQQYEFVDDIVGGSIPREFIPACDKGFQEAVKKGSLIGFPVVGLRVVINDGAFHAVDSSEMAFKTAAIMGFREGYAAAKPIILEPIMKVEVTAPEDFQGSVVGQLNQRRGTILETGTAEGYVTAVAEVPLNTMFGYSTDLRSATQGKGEFTMEFAKYSQVPRNEADALMVQYKEKQAAEQAARK from the coding sequence GTGGCCTCCAACGTACCCATCGAGAAGATTCGTAACATCGGTATCTCTGCCCACATCGACTCGGGCAAGACGACGCTCTCCGAGCGCATCCTGTTCTACACGGGCAAGATCCACGAGATCCACGAGGTCCGCGGCAAGGACGGCGTGGGCGCGATCATGGACTCGATGGACCTGGAGCGTGAGAAGGGCATCACCATCCAGTCCGCCGCCACGTACGCGATGTGGGGCGACTACAACATCAACCTGATCGACACGCCGGGACACGTGGACTTCACCATCGAGGTGGAGCGCGCGCTCCGCGTTCTCGACGGTGCCATCCTGGTGCTCTGCTCCGTGTCGGGCGTGCAGTCGCAGTCCATCACGGTGGACCGCCAGATGAAGCGCTACAAGGTTCCGCGCATCGCGTTCATCAACAAGATGGACCGCTCGGGCGCGAACTATGATCGCGTCGCCGCGCAGCTGAAGGAGAAGCTGGGCCACCACGCGGTGAAGCTCCAGTACCCCATCGGCGCCGAGGACCGCTTCCAGGGCCTCATCGACCTGCTCTCGATGAAGGCGTACTACTTCGACGGCGAGAACGGCGAGAACGTGCGCGAGGAGGCCATCCCCGCGGACATGCTGGACGAGGCCAAGCTGCGCCGCGATGAGATGCTCGAGGGCGTCGCCAACGTGGACGACGTGCTGGGCGAGGCGTTCCTGATGGACCCGGGCGCCATCACCGAGGAGCAGCTGCGCGCGGCCGTGCGCCGCGCCACCATCGCGCTGAAGATGACGCCGGTGATGTGCGGCTCCGCGTACAAGAACAAGGGCGTGCAGCTGCTCCTGAACGCGGTGTGCAGCTACCTGCCCAACCCCAAGGAAGCGACCAACGAGGCCCTCGACCAGAAGAACGGCGAGGCCAAGGTCATCCTGGAGTCGGACCCCACCAAGCCCTTCGTCGGCCTGGCGTTCAAGCTGGAAGACGGCCGGTACGGCCAGCTCACCTACATGCGCATCTACCAGGGCAAGGTGAGCAAGGGTGACTTCATCATCAACCAGGTGAACCAGAAGAAGGTCAAGGTTCCGCGCATCGTCCGCATGCACGCGTCGGAGATGCACGACGTCAACGAGGCCACCGCCGGCGACATCGTGGCGCTGTTCGGCATCGAGTGCGCCTCCGGCGACACGTTCACCGACGGTGCGGTGAGCTACACGATGACGTCCATGTTCGTCCCGGACGCGGTCATCTCGCTGGCGGTGACGCCGAAGAACCGCGACACGCTGGCGAACTTCTCCAAGGCGCTCAACCGCTTCCACAAGGAAGACCCCACGTTCCGCGTGCGCCGCGACGAAGAGTCCGCGCAGACCATCATCAGCGGCATGGGCGAGCTCCACCTGGAGATCTACATCGAGCGCATGAAGCGCGAGTACAACTGCGAGGTGGTCGCCGGTAAGCCGCAGGTGGCGTACCGCGAGACCATCTCCCAGAAGGGCGAGTTCGCCTACACGCACAAGAAGCAGACCGGTGGTTCCGGTCAGTTCGCGCGCGTGTGCGGCTACGTGGAGCCCCTGCCCTCGGACGCCGTGCAGCAGTACGAGTTCGTGGACGACATCGTCGGTGGCTCCATCCCGCGCGAGTTCATCCCCGCGTGCGACAAGGGCTTCCAGGAGGCCGTGAAGAAGGGCAGCCTCATCGGCTTCCCCGTGGTGGGCCTGCGCGTGGTCATCAACGACGGCGCGTTCCACGCGGTGGACTCGTCCGAAATGGCGTTCAAGACGGCCGCCATCATGGGCTTCCGCGAGGGCTACGCCGCCGCCAAGCCGATCATCCTCGAGCCCATCATGAAGGTGGAGGTCACCGCGCCGGAGGACTTCCAGGGTTCCGTCGTCGGCCAGCTGAACCAGCGCCGCGGCACCATCCTGGAGACGGGCACGGCGGAGGGCTACGTCACGGCCGTGGCGGAGGTGCCCCTCAACACGATGTTCGGCTACTCCACCGACCTGCGCTCCGCGACCCAGGGCAAGGGCGAGTTCACGATGGAGTTCGCCAAGTACTCGCAGGTTCCGCGCAACGAGGCGGACGCCCTGATGGTGCAGTACAAGGAGAAGCAGGCCGCTGAGCAGGCCGCCCGCAAGTAG
- a CDS encoding ABC-F family ATP-binding cassette domain-containing protein, whose protein sequence is MTLLRAANVQLAFGSRTVFEGLTFTIEEGERVGLVGVNGSGKSSLMKILAGAAKPDLGELQLRRGARVTYLPQEPEFPEGATVQSELAVSQAPLKEALDAHAELSRRLEADPAHATPKMLEQLSALSDRIEQAGGWDTEHHAKTLLDRLGVKDWDRPVAQLSGGLRKRVAIARALLTRPDLLLLDEPTNHLDADTVDWLEDELDKLPGALLLVTHDRYFLDDLVDRIVEIQPGGGLISYPGNYAAYVEQKLVAQENAETAEHKRGRWIAQEVAWLRKGPEARRTKSKARIERAQKLLAEKGFQRPKVADLRVVAAPRLGHTVIEAEGLKKSFGERKVLDGVDFRLQRGERVGFLGPNGVGKTTFLRVMLGEIPADDGKLVIGKNTKVAYYDQQRTQLDPDQTVYDAASNGEDHVELADRKVALRDYLEDLLFPVPMQRMKVGALSGGERNRLLLARLFLEGANVLVLDEPTNDLDIVTLNILERLLLDFAGSTLLVTHDRYFLDKVATAILSFDGQGKVTRYEGNYDMYKRLREQSQAAALKAASKKDEPKKDEAREEPAAKPAQKKPGKLSYKDQRELDGMEATIEAAEQRKAGLEAQLADPTVYSNGSKVAEVNQALEAITAEVDRLYSRWQELQDLAAGSA, encoded by the coding sequence GTGACGCTGCTCCGTGCCGCCAACGTCCAGCTCGCCTTCGGCAGCCGCACCGTCTTCGAGGGGCTCACCTTCACCATCGAGGAGGGGGAGCGGGTGGGGCTGGTGGGCGTCAACGGCTCCGGCAAGTCGTCGCTGATGAAGATCCTCGCGGGCGCCGCGAAGCCGGACCTGGGCGAGCTCCAGCTGCGCCGGGGCGCGCGCGTCACCTACCTGCCCCAGGAGCCGGAGTTCCCCGAAGGCGCCACGGTGCAGAGCGAGCTCGCCGTGTCCCAGGCCCCGCTCAAGGAGGCCCTGGACGCGCACGCGGAGCTGTCGCGCCGGCTGGAGGCGGACCCGGCGCACGCCACGCCGAAGATGCTGGAGCAGCTGTCCGCCCTCAGCGACCGCATCGAGCAGGCGGGCGGCTGGGACACGGAGCACCACGCGAAGACGCTGTTGGACCGCCTGGGCGTGAAGGACTGGGACCGCCCGGTGGCGCAGCTGTCCGGAGGCCTGCGAAAGCGCGTGGCCATTGCCCGGGCGCTGCTCACGCGCCCCGACCTGCTGCTCCTGGACGAGCCCACCAACCACCTGGACGCGGACACCGTGGACTGGCTGGAGGACGAGCTGGACAAGCTGCCCGGGGCGCTCCTGCTCGTCACCCACGACCGCTACTTCCTGGATGACCTGGTGGACCGCATCGTCGAGATCCAGCCCGGCGGAGGGCTCATCTCCTACCCCGGCAACTACGCGGCCTACGTGGAGCAGAAGCTGGTCGCGCAGGAGAACGCGGAGACGGCGGAGCACAAGCGCGGGCGCTGGATCGCCCAGGAGGTGGCGTGGCTGCGCAAGGGCCCGGAGGCGCGGCGCACCAAGAGCAAGGCGCGCATCGAGCGAGCCCAGAAGCTGCTGGCGGAGAAGGGCTTCCAGCGCCCCAAGGTGGCGGACCTGCGCGTGGTGGCGGCGCCGCGGCTGGGCCACACCGTCATCGAAGCCGAGGGCCTGAAGAAGTCCTTCGGCGAGCGCAAGGTGCTGGACGGCGTGGACTTCCGCCTCCAGCGCGGCGAGCGCGTGGGCTTCCTGGGGCCCAACGGCGTGGGCAAGACGACCTTCCTGCGCGTGATGCTGGGGGAGATTCCCGCGGACGACGGGAAGCTCGTCATCGGGAAGAACACCAAGGTCGCCTACTACGATCAGCAGCGCACCCAGCTGGATCCCGACCAGACGGTGTACGACGCGGCCTCCAACGGCGAGGACCACGTGGAGCTGGCGGACCGCAAGGTGGCCCTGCGCGACTACCTGGAGGACCTGCTCTTCCCGGTGCCCATGCAGCGCATGAAGGTGGGCGCGCTGTCCGGCGGCGAGCGCAACCGGCTGCTGCTGGCGCGGCTGTTCCTGGAGGGCGCCAACGTGCTGGTGCTGGACGAGCCCACCAACGACCTGGACATCGTCACCCTCAACATCCTGGAGCGGCTGCTGCTGGACTTCGCCGGCAGCACGCTGCTGGTGACGCACGACCGCTACTTCCTCGACAAGGTGGCCACCGCCATCCTCTCCTTCGACGGCCAGGGCAAGGTCACCCGCTACGAGGGCAACTACGACATGTACAAGCGGCTGCGCGAGCAGTCCCAGGCCGCCGCCCTCAAGGCCGCCTCGAAGAAGGACGAGCCGAAGAAGGACGAGGCCCGCGAGGAGCCCGCCGCGAAGCCCGCGCAGAAGAAGCCTGGAAAGCTCTCCTACAAGGACCAGCGCGAACTGGACGGAATGGAGGCCACCATCGAGGCCGCGGAGCAGCGCAAGGCGGGGCTGGAGGCCCAGCTGGCCGACCCCACCGTCTACAGCAACGGCTCCAAGGTCGCGGAAGTCAATCAGGCCCTGGAAGCCATCACCGCTGAAGTCGACCGGCTCTATTCACGATGGCAGGAATTGCAGGACCTGGCGGCTGGCAGCGCCTGA
- a CDS encoding flagellar motor protein MotB, whose amino-acid sequence MFDLQRLRLDPAALGSLVVGTGRTLERGQLRVGLNYHYEQLPMHFQTRWEPGDGTGLVENKMTAHLTLAYGVLPWLDVGAELPFILTQGGKPTLEYFGPQSGGLATPWLSARAALLRQTLGAPINVAVELTAGLPVGSRAAQAHEDYAFQPRLQLGYVGEGFQVGGEAGVFLRKRQDLGPVSYDPRDIAGNELRLGATVTSRGGETTRGEVSTLVGIPLDGGRVGAELLIAIRRHALTSLDLYVMGGPGVGAGFDTPTFRFVAGLAWSTDKVD is encoded by the coding sequence ATGTTTGACTTACAACGACTGCGATTGGACCCCGCCGCGCTGGGCTCGCTGGTGGTGGGGACGGGGCGGACGCTGGAGCGGGGGCAACTGCGAGTGGGGTTGAACTACCACTACGAGCAGCTGCCGATGCACTTCCAGACGCGCTGGGAGCCGGGGGACGGCACGGGCCTGGTCGAGAACAAGATGACCGCGCACCTGACGCTGGCCTACGGCGTGCTGCCGTGGCTGGACGTGGGAGCGGAGCTGCCCTTCATCCTGACGCAGGGGGGGAAGCCCACGCTGGAGTACTTCGGGCCGCAGTCCGGCGGGCTGGCCACGCCGTGGCTGAGCGCGCGCGCGGCCTTGCTGCGCCAGACGCTGGGCGCCCCCATCAACGTCGCGGTGGAGCTGACCGCGGGCCTGCCGGTGGGCAGCCGCGCGGCGCAGGCGCATGAGGACTACGCGTTCCAGCCGCGTCTGCAATTGGGCTACGTGGGCGAAGGCTTCCAGGTGGGCGGCGAGGCGGGGGTGTTCCTGCGCAAGCGCCAGGACCTGGGGCCCGTGTCCTATGATCCGCGCGACATCGCCGGCAATGAGCTGCGATTGGGCGCCACGGTGACGTCGCGGGGCGGAGAGACGACGCGCGGCGAGGTGAGCACGCTGGTGGGCATCCCCCTGGACGGAGGCCGCGTGGGCGCGGAGCTGCTCATCGCCATCCGCCGCCACGCGCTGACCAGCCTGGACCTGTATGTCATGGGCGGACCGGGCGTGGGCGCGGGGTTCGACACGCCCACCTTCCGCTTCGTCGCGGGCCTGGCCTGGTCCACCGACAAGGTGGACTGA
- a CDS encoding OPT family oligopeptide transporter — protein MSPPVPNPSQLRVPAPDPAAVPERPGASAAMDPELYWREHVYQGGARQLTVRAVIAGMLIGAVMCLSNLYVVLKTGWSLGVTITACILAFAVFGTLRSLKVLRNEFTDLENNAMGSVASAAGYMTGGGNMAAVPALLMLTGTLPSSGWLMLWFAVISALGVFTAIPIKRQLINIEALPFPTGTATAETIRALHGHGDVARQKSRLLGAAGLVGALLVLVRDARFGWLRNLPEKVSLPFTILGREAGKWSLSIDFSLLLIGAGALVSFRTGWSMLLGAFLNYGFLAPEMFSRGVIPEVTYKAINGWSLWTGSAVLVSSGLLSFAFQWRSVVRSFAALGGLVGLKPKEGAREDPLADIECPPAWFPLGFAVLGPVAVFLMTWLFQIPWWAGVLALPLAVVMGVVASRVTGETDTTPTKALGPVTQLVFGGLAPGNIPANVMSANATGGVGLHAADLLTDLKSGWLLGAAPRQQFFAQLFGVAAGAVVVVPIFNLLVPSADVLGTEQFPAPSSMVWAGVSKMLASGVSALHPTARIGALGGALLGVTLVLLERWAPPKVKSFLPTASGLGLAMVIPGSSSISLFVGAGLAALLRRVKPKLAEDAVLPVSSGFIAGESLLGIAIAMVKAFGFMPK, from the coding sequence ATGTCTCCTCCTGTCCCGAACCCCAGCCAGCTCCGCGTCCCCGCGCCCGACCCCGCCGCCGTCCCGGAGCGGCCCGGCGCCTCCGCGGCCATGGATCCGGAGCTGTACTGGCGGGAGCACGTCTACCAGGGCGGCGCGCGGCAGCTCACCGTGCGCGCAGTCATCGCCGGGATGCTCATTGGCGCGGTGATGTGCCTGTCCAACCTCTACGTCGTCTTGAAGACGGGCTGGAGCCTGGGCGTCACCATCACCGCGTGCATCCTGGCCTTCGCGGTGTTCGGCACGCTGCGCTCGCTCAAGGTGCTGCGCAACGAGTTCACCGACCTGGAGAACAACGCCATGGGCTCCGTGGCGTCCGCCGCGGGTTACATGACGGGCGGCGGCAACATGGCCGCGGTGCCCGCGCTGCTGATGCTCACCGGCACGCTGCCGTCCTCGGGCTGGCTGATGCTGTGGTTCGCGGTCATCTCCGCGCTGGGCGTCTTCACCGCCATCCCCATCAAGCGCCAGCTCATCAACATCGAAGCGCTGCCGTTCCCCACCGGCACCGCCACCGCGGAGACCATCCGCGCGCTGCACGGCCACGGGGACGTGGCCCGCCAGAAGTCGCGGCTGCTGGGCGCCGCGGGGCTCGTGGGCGCGCTGCTGGTGCTGGTGCGCGACGCGCGCTTCGGCTGGCTGCGCAACCTGCCGGAGAAGGTGAGCCTGCCGTTCACCATCCTGGGGCGCGAGGCCGGCAAGTGGTCGCTGTCCATCGACTTCAGCCTGCTGCTGATCGGCGCGGGCGCGCTGGTGAGCTTCCGCACCGGCTGGTCCATGCTGCTGGGCGCCTTCCTCAACTACGGCTTCCTCGCGCCGGAGATGTTCTCGCGGGGCGTCATCCCGGAGGTGACGTACAAGGCGATCAACGGCTGGTCGCTGTGGACGGGCTCCGCGGTGCTGGTGTCGTCCGGCCTCTTGTCCTTCGCCTTCCAGTGGCGGAGCGTGGTGCGCTCCTTCGCCGCGCTGGGCGGGCTGGTGGGCCTGAAGCCGAAGGAGGGCGCGCGCGAGGATCCGCTGGCGGACATCGAGTGCCCCCCGGCGTGGTTCCCGCTGGGCTTCGCGGTGCTGGGCCCCGTGGCCGTCTTTCTCATGACGTGGCTGTTCCAGATTCCCTGGTGGGCTGGCGTGCTCGCGCTGCCCCTGGCGGTGGTGATGGGCGTCGTCGCGTCGCGCGTGACGGGCGAGACGGACACCACGCCCACCAAGGCGCTGGGCCCCGTCACCCAGCTCGTCTTCGGCGGCCTCGCCCCGGGCAACATCCCCGCCAACGTGATGAGCGCCAACGCCACGGGCGGCGTGGGGCTGCACGCCGCGGACCTGCTCACGGACCTCAAGTCCGGGTGGCTTTTGGGCGCGGCGCCGCGTCAGCAGTTCTTCGCGCAGCTGTTCGGCGTGGCCGCGGGCGCCGTCGTGGTGGTGCCCATCTTCAACCTGCTGGTGCCGTCCGCGGACGTGCTGGGCACGGAGCAGTTCCCCGCGCCCTCGTCCATGGTGTGGGCCGGCGTGTCGAAGATGCTCGCCTCCGGTGTGTCCGCGCTGCACCCCACCGCGCGCATCGGCGCCCTGGGCGGCGCGCTCCTGGGCGTGACGCTGGTGCTGCTGGAGCGCTGGGCCCCGCCGAAGGTGAAGTCCTTCCTCCCCACGGCGTCCGGCCTGGGGCTGGCCATGGTCATCCCCGGCTCCAGCTCCATCAGCCTCTTCGTGGGCGCGGGGCTGGCGGCGCTGCTCCGGCGGGTGAAGCCGAAGCTCGCGGAGGACGCGGTGCTGCCCGTCAGCTCCGGCTTCATCGCGGGCGAGAGCCTCCTGGGCATCGCCATCGCGATGGTGAAGGCCTTCGGCTTCATGCCGAAGTAG
- a CDS encoding FKBP-type peptidyl-prolyl cis-trans isomerase — protein sequence MKVTNGRVVALEYRLHLGDGEVIDQSAPGQPLAYLHGHKQIVPGLEGALEGLGLGESKQVVVSPEQGYGVHNPEGVRTVPRTMLPPGFTPQVGQTLMAQTEEGNIPLRIQTVNPDSVVVDLNHPLAGKTLHFDVTVREVRDATQEELTHGHVHGPGGAHE from the coding sequence ATGAAAGTCACCAACGGTCGCGTCGTCGCGCTCGAGTACCGCCTCCACCTGGGGGACGGAGAGGTCATCGACCAGAGCGCTCCGGGCCAGCCGCTCGCCTATCTGCACGGGCACAAGCAGATCGTCCCCGGCCTGGAGGGCGCGCTGGAGGGCCTGGGCCTGGGGGAGAGCAAGCAGGTGGTGGTGTCGCCGGAGCAGGGCTATGGCGTCCACAACCCGGAGGGCGTCCGCACCGTCCCCCGCACCATGCTGCCGCCGGGCTTCACGCCCCAGGTGGGCCAGACGCTGATGGCGCAGACGGAGGAGGGCAACATCCCCCTGCGCATCCAGACGGTGAATCCGGACTCCGTCGTGGTGGACCTCAACCACCCGCTCGCGGGCAAGACGCTCCACTTCGACGTCACCGTGCGCGAGGTGCGTGACGCGACGCAGGAGGAGCTCACGCACGGCCACGTGCACGGGCCCGGCGGCGCGCACGAATAG